The genomic stretch TTCTGTGTACCAGAGAAATTCAGTCAGGAGAAGCAGGAGCTGATGCGAGCGCTCGGTGCAACAGTGATTAATACACCGACATCGGAAGGGATGAAGGGAGCTATTAAGAAAGCAGAAGCGCTGCTGGATGAGATTCCTGACAGCTATTGCCCGCAGCAATTCGCAAATCCTGCTAATCCGGAAACCTATTATAAAACGCTCGGTCCCGAGCTATGGCATGACCTCAAAGGCGATATCGATGTCTTTATTGCAGGGGGAGGTACGGGCGGTACCTTTATGGGAACAGCGCGTTACTTGAAGCACCAAAATCCGGAGGTAAAGACCGTTATCGTAGAACCAGAAGGCTCTATTCTGAACGGCGGATCCCCTGGGTCGCACCGGACAGAGGGAATTGGAATGGAATTTTTGCCAAGTTATATGGATACCGCTTATTTTGACACCATTCATACCATTACAGATAATGATGCATTTTATTACGTGAAAGAGCTGGCGGCGAAAGAAGGTTTACTTGTCGGAAGTTCTTCTGGATCGGCTTTTTGTGCGGCTTTAAAAGAAGCGGCAGACGCCAAGCCGGGAACGACAATTGTAACGATTTTTCCGGATAGCAGTGAACGTTACCTCAGCCAGCAGATCTATCAAGGAGGGTTAAAATGAGACGGAAAACGAAAATGATTCATGGCGGAATTACAACAGATGAAAAAACGGGAGCCGTAAGTGTTCCAATCTATCAGGTGAGTACCTATAAGCAGCCAGGACCAGGTGAACATACAGGATACGAATATTCCCGTACAGGCAACCCAACACGACATGCGCTGGAAGAAACAATCGCAGCATTGGAGAATGGAAAAGCTGGATTTGCCTTTAGTTCCGGTATGGCAGCCATCACTTCTATTATGATGATGTTTGAATCTGGTGATCATGTAGTCATGACTGATGATGTATACGGCGGCAGCTACCGTCTTATCACAAAAGTGCTGACTCGTTATCAGCTAGGACACACGTTCGTAGATACAAGTTCACCGGAAGCAGTGGAACAAGCAATTAAGCCGGAAACAAAAGCAATATACGTGGAGACACCAACGAATCCATTATTGAAAATTACAGACATAAAGAAAATGGCGGAAATCGCTAAGAAACATAATTTGCTGTTAATTGTCGATAACACATTTGCCACACCTTACTGGCAAAATCCAATTGATTTAGGAGCCGATATTGTGCTGCATAGTGCTACCAAATATATCGGTGGCCATAGCGATGTCGTGTCTGGTCTAGTTGTCGTGAACAGTGACAAACTGGCAGAAGAACTGCACTTTATCCAAAATTCAGCTGGTGCTGTACTTGGACCGCAAGACAGCTGGCTGCTTCTGCGCGGCATCAAGACACTTGGTATTCGGATGGAAGCGATTGAAAAAAACAGTGGAAAGCTGGTAGAGTTCCTTAAAGCTCATCCTGGTGTGACTACCATTTATTATCCAGGCTTGGCGGAGCATAAAGGACATGATATTGCTGCAAAACAAGCAGAAGGATTTGGCGGTATGATTTCCTTTGATGTTGGCAGCGGAGAAAAAGCAGACCAAGTCTTGCGGAAAACAAAGTACTTTGTTTTGGCGGAAAGTTTGGGAGCTGTAGAAAGCCTCATTTCACTGCCTGCTAAAATGACACATGCATCTATTCCGAAAGATCGCCGAGAAGAATTAGGCATAACAGAAGGATTGATTCGAATTAGTGTAGGTATAGAAGACAGTGAGGACCTTATTGATGATTTAAAACAAGCGATGACAGAATAAGCAAAGCCAGTCCCATTCAAGGGGCTGGCTTTCTTCTTAATATTTGATCCTCTTCTGAGATGCGCAAAACAGCACGGAAAGAATCTGGATGTTCAGCGAATGCTTTCTGTTCTAATCGGTTAATAACAGCTTTCGCTACACCTTTCACGCTGGCTGGATTCTGACCAGTGATTACTCTGTCATCTACTTCTACATGCCCTTTGAATGGCATCTTGGCTTTGTTATAAGTGAGCGCACGATTTTTCAGCTGTTCTTCTAGTGAATAAGGAATTTCATGCTTATTTAAGCTGGCTTTTTCTTCGCGGTCCGAATAACCTGTGACCGTTTTATTTTGAATGAAGTATGATCCATCTGACAGTTTGACGTTCAGCAATGCTGCTGGCCCATGGCAGACCGCCGCCACAACACCGCCGTTTTCATAAATCTCTCTTGTTAGCTGCTGCAGCTCTTTGCTTTCTGGGAAATCCCACAAAGTCCCGTGACCGCCTGTGAAATAAATGGCATCGTAATCAGCAGCT from Terribacillus sp. DMT04 encodes the following:
- a CDS encoding PLP-dependent cysteine synthase family protein — encoded protein: MAVYKSVHELIGNTPVVQITNFSLPEGVRLFAKLEFYNPGGSVKDRLGVHLIEEAVRTGKLKENGTIIEPTAGNTGIGLALAAQQRNISVVFCVPEKFSQEKQELMRALGATVINTPTSEGMKGAIKKAEALLDEIPDSYCPQQFANPANPETYYKTLGPELWHDLKGDIDVFIAGGGTGGTFMGTARYLKHQNPEVKTVIVEPEGSILNGGSPGSHRTEGIGMEFLPSYMDTAYFDTIHTITDNDAFYYVKELAAKEGLLVGSSSGSAFCAALKEAADAKPGTTIVTIFPDSSERYLSQQIYQGGLK
- a CDS encoding type 1 glutamine amidotransferase domain-containing protein; amino-acid sequence: MGKVLIVATNHDSLKQTPETTGLWFSELTNFYDKLKNRHYMTVISPKGGNIPIDHRSLTGLFKSHKLRKYYRAPGFRRLLRESLSPKDVKAADYDAIYFTGGHGTLWDFPESKELQQLTREIYENGGVVAAVCHGPAALLNVKLSDGSYFIQNKTVTGYSDREEKASLNKHEIPYSLEEQLKNRALTYNKAKMPFKGHVEVDDRVITGQNPASVKGVAKAVINRLEQKAFAEHPDSFRAVLRISEEDQILRRKPAP
- a CDS encoding bifunctional cystathionine gamma-lyase/homocysteine desulfhydrase — encoded protein: MRRKTKMIHGGITTDEKTGAVSVPIYQVSTYKQPGPGEHTGYEYSRTGNPTRHALEETIAALENGKAGFAFSSGMAAITSIMMMFESGDHVVMTDDVYGGSYRLITKVLTRYQLGHTFVDTSSPEAVEQAIKPETKAIYVETPTNPLLKITDIKKMAEIAKKHNLLLIVDNTFATPYWQNPIDLGADIVLHSATKYIGGHSDVVSGLVVVNSDKLAEELHFIQNSAGAVLGPQDSWLLLRGIKTLGIRMEAIEKNSGKLVEFLKAHPGVTTIYYPGLAEHKGHDIAAKQAEGFGGMISFDVGSGEKADQVLRKTKYFVLAESLGAVESLISLPAKMTHASIPKDRREELGITEGLIRISVGIEDSEDLIDDLKQAMTE